A window of Sphingobium sp. TKS genomic DNA:
AATGCCTGGATGTTCGTCGTCACCGGCATGTTGTGGTAGACTGGGCCAGTTGCGAGGATCGGCCCCTTGTCGGGAAATCGCAATGGGGGTTTCCGATCGGTATCGAAACTGTTTGGCCCCGGGGCTACGATAATCTTCGGGCGGCCGGTCGATCCCCCGGAAGACATCGCTTTCCATCGGGGAGCGATGACGGCCTGTAGCGGCGTTGCTTCCGGATGGTCGCGTCCAAAATCACCAGGCTGCGCCCCGAATGCTTTCCGTAGCGCCGCGTCGGATGCGATCACCATCTTCGGCTCTGCCACTGCTACGATCGCTTGAAGTTCGGCGAGCGGCAGACGATAGGATACAACGTGCGGCGTAGCCCCGATCGTCCAAAGTGCGAACATCAGCTCGTAAAATGCCGATCCATTCGGAAGCGCCAACGTGACAAGATCGCCAGGGCCGATGTTGACGCCACGCAACGCATGGGCGCGCCGGAGCGCCCGGTCAGCCAATTCGCCCCAGCTTATCACATCGTCGCCATGCCGGATCGCCCACGCATCGCAGCCATGGAGCGCTGAACCCCGCGCAGGAATTTCAGCCAGAGGAATTATGGCCATTCGCAACATCCTTTATAATGTGCCACCGCTTATTCAGAAGCGGGCTTGCCCTTCCAGGCGGCCTTGTCCCTCACAGCGGCTGGGAGGTTAGTGGGATCGATCGGCAGGCCAAAAATCTGCTCATTATGTGAATGGCTAAGTTGATGCAGAGCGAAGCTCGTGCCCATAGCGTTCACGCGACCTTGTGCATCTTGCGCGGCATTAACGGCTTCCTTGAGAAGCTTCAGCGTGAAGGCTGGCTTTTTGGCGATTTTGCACGCCATGGCCTCGGTGAAGCTTTGCAGTTCCTCCCTGGGAACCACATGGTTCACCATTCCCAGCCGATAAGCCTCCTGTGCATCGATGAAATCGCTGGTGAACAGCATTTCCTTAGCCTTGCGGACCCCCAGTTCCCATGGGTGATTGAAGAATTCAGCACCGGCGACCCCAATATCAGCCGTATTATCGGCGAATTCTGCGTCCTCCGCCGCAATTATGATATCACACGGCCAAATGAGCATCAGTCCGCCGGAGATCGCCTTTCCCTGAACCTGAGCGATCGTGACCTTCGGAATGTTGCGCCAGCGCTCGGAGAGGCCGAGGAACATTTCCTTTTCAATCCCCATACGCCCTTCGGCTCCCGTGCAGCTGAAACCGCACCAGGTCCCCACAGGATCCCAAGGCGCCATTTCCGCCACGAAATCCGGAATACGAAGGTCATGGCCGGAGGAGAAATGCTTTCCCCGCGCGGCGAGGATAATCACCTTGACCGAGTCGTCCCGAGCGGCTTGGTTGAAGGCAGTATTGAGCTCATAGAGCATCGCCGCATTCTGGGCATTGCGGCTCTCGGGCCGATTAAGTGCAATCCGCACCACGCCCGGAACGACGTCCTCGAACACTATGGTCTCAAACGCCTCTCGTCCAACTTCGCTCGTCATAGCTCATCCTATCCCGCAGTGCCTGTTATCGGCCGATCTGTGCCAGGGACGCCTGAGCTCCTATTGTCAGGCGTCCCAGACAATCATCAAGCAGCGTCGCGCTTACGCCCCGCGCCCGCGTCGGCTTGGTTTTTGGGATAGAGCCGCTCGAGCTTGGAGTAGGTTTCCTGCCCCTCGTTGCTCTTGTCCCAGACCATCCAACCACGATCCATGTGGGAAAGTGCCTGCAGCGCCATGCCATATCCCACCCCAACCCGGTCGTTGAACAGTTGCTTCCAGCGATCCACGAAGCACTGCCGCGTGTAGCGAAGGGTTAGATCATCGTAGGTTGCCATCTGGTGAGCGAGTTCTAGGGCACGGGGCATCAGCTCTTCAGGCTTCACAACTTCGTTGACGACGCCCAGACGCTGGGCTTCATAGGCATCGATATGCTGGCCCGTGAGCAGGAAATATTTGCCGCGGTTGGTCCCCAGCAGTTCCTGCCACAGGATGTGCACGCCATCACCGGGCACCTCGCCGGCAGTGAAATGACCCTCATCGGCATAAACGGCGGTCGTCGATGCAAGGTTGATGTCGCCCAGAACCATCAGCTCGCCGTGGATCAGCGCCGGGCCATTACAGGCGCAGATCAACGGCGCCTCGATTTCGAACAAGCGGCGGAACATCATCTTTTCGCCCCAGGAGGGCACATCGAAATTGCTGGGCGTTTTAATGGGAACACCCCATTCGCCGTGGCGGTCGATGAAGACATCGCCGGTGCCGGTGAACACGACGACACGATTGTCACGGTCGCCCCCAATATCCGTGAAAGCGGGGGCCCATTCGGAATGATGCTCAGCGCCATAGAGCACCGGTCCGTTATTGCTATGCCACTGCACGACGAGAACACCGTCCGCCGATCGGTCGAACTTGAGGGTCTTGTACTTGTCGAAATATTCTGGACGCTCGCTCATCACATCTTCTCCTTAAAATCCAAATTAATGATCGACCCGATCAGGCGATGACCATTCCGCCATCGACCGACAGCGTTGCTCCGGTCAGGTAAGAGGCCGCTTCGGAACACGCCCATATGACGGCCGAAGCGATTTCGTCCGGCCGGCCCGCCCTGCTCATGGGCACGGACGACTGGACATATTGGTCGATGCTGAAGAAACCTTCGGCTGCTTTCTTAGCGAGCATTGGCGTTTCTATGACGCCGGGGCATACGATATTCACCCGAATGTTCTGCTTGGCATATTCGAGCGCAGTTACCTTGGTAAGGCCGATCAGCGCATGTTTGCTCGCCACATAGGCGGGCAACTGCGGCGCTGCGCGCAGCGAAGAAACCGACCCCGTGTTCATGATTGCTCCGCCGCTTGTCTTGAGCATGGCCTGGATCTCGTGCTTCATGCACAACCACACGCCGGTGACATTGACGGCGAATATTTGATCCCAAAGTTCCCGCGTACAATCCACCGTGGTGCCGGTATCCGGTGAGATCCCCGCGTTGTTATAGGCTGCGTCGAGGCGGCCGAAGCGGCTCACCGTCTCGCCGACCGAGGCCGCGACAGAGTCCTCATTGGTCACGTCAGTGAGCAGGAAGATCGCCTCACCCCCCGCTCGAAGAATGGCCTCCAGGGTCTCGCTCCCGGCGCGCTCATCGCGGTCAAGCACAGCCACCTTTGCGCCCAAAGCCGCGAACTCCTGCGCGGCGGAACGGCCGATGCCACTGCCGGCACCGGTAATGAGCGCAACCCGTCCGCTCCAATCCATCTTATTCACGTGCGTTGCTCCCACTAATCGGTGCCGAGAAATGCATCATTTGCGCATGTTTTCGGGAAGGCGATCGTCGGGAATGGGAGGGCGATAGTCTTCCGCCACGCCATCGGTGATGCAGACGCGCTGCAACGTCCGGGTTTTACCCGGTACAAGCCCGCCGCGCGCATGATGATATGCTTGGTTCGCCCAGATCACGAGGTCGCCATTACGCCACCGATGCTCGTAAATGTTTGCATCGGCGTAAAGATGCTCGTGCAGTTCAGCGAGCAGATCCTCGCTCTCTGTTTCGCTCAGCCCGACGACGAGAGCCGTGTTTTGCTGGGTTGCAAAGAGCACTTCCTTACCCGTGATGGGATCGACATGTATCAGCGGATGTTCAGCGCGGGGCGCATTATCCGGGTAGCCTTCAATGCGCTGGCGTCCGGTTAACCCTTCTTCGCTGGCGGAGAAGAGATTGAGGCCTTTGAGACCGCGCAGACGCTCTCTGGTCGCGGGTGCGAGCGCTTCGAGCGCCAGACTTCCGCTTGCGAACCGTGTCCACGTCTCTTCATAGGGCACTTCGATCCCGTGCAAGGAAATGCCCAGAAGCGGAACCGGTGTGTAGAGGAAGTCGAGGTGAAAAGAGACCTCGGAGTCGCCTAGAATGCCATCTTTTCGGGTATTCGAAACATACCCAACCGTCGTGAAATCTTCCAGGACGGGGCCCAGCTTGGACATCACCCGCTTCTGCTGATCCTGCGTCAATGCTTGTTCGCGAAAGACAAGATAGCCATGCTCCTTGAACAGGCGGACCACCTCGTCGTCATTCTTCTCTTCACGCAGGTCGAGGTCCACCTCAACCCCGAATGGCTGAATTCTTGAAATCTTCGTTGCCGATTGAACAGACATCACAACCTCCTAGATGCTGGATTTTATCGCATGGCGGACCTGCTCGCGGGCCGCGTCCCGTTTCACCGTTCAGTACACATCCCGCTGGTACCGATCCTCGCTTTGCAAAGTTCGAAGGAATGCCTCGGCTGCTGGAGCGGTAAGCCCCATCCCAATCTGGAAGACGGAGATCAGGGCACGATGCACATCCGGAGCCATGTTAGCCGCGTCGCCGCAGACAAAGACATGAGCACCATCGGCAATCCAACGGCAGAGTTCATCGGCCTCTTCCACAAGCCGATGCTGCACATAAACCTTGGCTTCCCCGTCACGCGAGAAAGCGGTATCAATTCGGGTCAGAATGCCCGACTGCAAAAACGCGCTCAGTTCGTCCTCATAAAGGAAATCAGTGGACCGATTGCGCTCACCAAAGAACAGCCACGCCCGGCCTGCACCTTCCTGCGCGGCGCGCTCTTGCAAGAACCCGCGATAGGGGGCGACGCCCGTGCCCGCGCCAATCATAATGACCGGAACTTCCGGGGCGGGTAGGCGAAAATGCGAATTGGAATGCACATAAACTTGAACACGTGTCCCGACGGGCGTCCTCTCGCATAGCTGACCGGTGGCTACGCCCCGGCGCTCTTCACCCCAAAGCATGTAAGCGACGGGGGCGATGGTCAGATGCACCTGACCCGGAACGGCTTTGAGACTGGATGCAATCGAATAAAGCCTAGGCTGCAGAGACCGCAACATGTTGACAAAGGTCTGCGCTTCTAGGTCGGCAGCGGGATAGCGCCGCATGATATCGACGATGTGATGATCGCGCGTCACGACCGTGGGCGGGCTGCTCTCCGATCCCGAGCCAAGAGCAGGAAGCAACTGGCTGGCCGACGCTGCACCCCATGCCTCGAGGAAGCGCGGCGTTACCGCCGTAACATCCAGATAGAGGCGGAGCGCATCGCCGAGCATCAGCGTCTCCCCTTTGAGCGTCACAACCGTTTCTGCGGCGAGCCGCCCAGCATCAAGCACAGCTGCTACCAGAGCCGGATCATTTTCGACGATGACTCCTAACGCGTCACCGGGCTCATAAGCCCCTGCAGTCGTGTCCGACAGCGATAGCGCAAGATGACGCGTGGCCTTCGTCGAACCCTCACCCGTCAGCACGCGGCTCTCAACCACGATGCCCTCGGTCAATCGATATTTTTCACGACGCGCCGCTGCTAAACCATTGCTTAGGCCGACAGACGGGGTGACTACCGGCTTATGCGTGATCGTTGCGAGCACGGCGGCCCGCCACTCTGCTGCCGGTTCCTCATAGTCGATGTCGCAGTCCACCCGGTCGAGAAGGCGCCGTGCGCCGAGTGCAACAAGTGCTTCGTCCAGGCGACGCCCGGCTGCACAAAAATGCTCGTACGTTGAATCACCAAGAGCCAGCACGGCGTAGCGCAGATGATCGAGTGATATGGCATCGGCAGAATTGAGAGCGGCAAAGAAGCCCTCTGCCGCGTAGGGCGCATCACCGTCACCGGTCGTGCTGGCAACGAAAAGCGCGATCTCGATGTCCGCTAAGTCGGCAATGTCCGCGTCCGCCATATCGATGACCCGGGCAGTCAGTCCATTCTGTTCAACAGCCTTACCCAAAGCCTTAGCGACATCCTCGCTGGCGCCTGTCTCCGTCGCGAACAGAACCGTCACAGATCCTGCTTTCAAACCGCCATCGCCGTTCGATGCCTCGTGGTCATGCCTATCGTGCACGCCGTCGGGCATGTCACCTTGGACCTGATGCGCATCGAAGGCCGTTTCGATCAATGTCACCGCAAGGATCTCCAGCCGGAAAGGTCGAACGGAGAGATCACGCCGACGCCGCCTCGGCATTGTCGAACGTCACATAAATTTTGTCGCCCTCGACTTCGACTGGATAGACCTTGACCGGAATCCAGGCCGGTACGCCCGTCACCTCACCCGTCAGGAAGCTGAAACGGGAACTGTGCGCCGGGCATTCCACGCTGTCGCCGCAAATCCATCCCTCGCTGAGGGACTCGTCCTCATGGGTGCACCGATCATCGATAGCGCGGAACCCATGATCCTCGATATGCGCGACGCAGAGCGTGCGATCGCCAACCTCGATCTTCCGCATCTCACCGGGCGGAAGGTCAGTGACTTTGAGGATTTCAACCTTGCTCATGCGCGCGGACTCCAATTGTCGAGGATGACGGGGAAAGAAATGTAAGTGGGGATCTGATCGCGGGGATCGTCCGATGGCTTAAGCGGCAATGTTTGCGCCTGCGCGTGGGGATCCCGCCTGATTCCCGCGCGGAAGAGACCTTGAACGAGCCTCAGATGACTGCCGCTCTTGCCGTCATTGCCAAGTACGGCCCGCAGGCCTAGGCATTGGTGCGCGCCGGTCGCAAACGCCAAGCCATAGCGGCTGATACCCTCTGGAATCTCTCGCCGCGGATTGAATTCATTGGCGTCGTCGCCGAAAACCGCAGCATCGCGACCCGCCCGCGCCACCCATGCCTGCACTTCGTCACCTGCCTTCAGGTGAACATCGCTGACCTCGAGATCCTCGACAGCCAGCCGCGTGAGGAAAGGGACAAAGGGCGCACGGAGCCGCAGTGCCTCCTGCAAGGCGTTGCTCACGAATTCCATATCCTCGATGCAGCCGCGATCGTCGGGATGCTTTTCGAACCAGTCGAGAAGATATTCGACGGTAGAAAGCACGGCTTGCACGCTGGTGCCGGTTGTCGCGACGAAGAAGAGGATCGCCTCCTTGATGCCGACATCCTCGTCGGCATAACTTTCATGGGCCTGCGTAGCAATCATCTGCAACAGGTTGAGCGGCACATCCTCTTCCGTCAGTTCACCCGCCTCAAGCCCCTTCAACTGCTGACGAGTATACTCGAGCGACGGACGGTAAAATTCTTCAACGAAAACCTTTTTCGCTTCGATGCCCGCTTTGGTAACGCCTTCGCGATCCTCGAAATGCGCCGCGCTCAGACCCCCAAAGATCGGCAGCGCGCATCCGCGCAACCGCGCCATGCCCTCCTCCGACTCGACGCCCTCGATACCGATGATCTTCGCCGCGAATTCCAGGAAAATCAGCTCGACCACGCCGGCTAGGTCACAAC
This region includes:
- a CDS encoding enoyl-CoA hydratase; translation: MTSEVGREAFETIVFEDVVPGVVRIALNRPESRNAQNAAMLYELNTAFNQAARDDSVKVIILAARGKHFSSGHDLRIPDFVAEMAPWDPVGTWCGFSCTGAEGRMGIEKEMFLGLSERWRNIPKVTIAQVQGKAISGGLMLIWPCDIIIAAEDAEFADNTADIGVAGAEFFNHPWELGVRKAKEMLFTSDFIDAQEAYRLGMVNHVVPREELQSFTEAMACKIAKKPAFTLKLLKEAVNAAQDAQGRVNAMGTSFALHQLSHSHNEQIFGLPIDPTNLPAAVRDKAAWKGKPASE
- a CDS encoding enoyl-CoA hydratase/isomerase family protein translates to MSERPEYFDKYKTLKFDRSADGVLVVQWHSNNGPVLYGAEHHSEWAPAFTDIGGDRDNRVVVFTGTGDVFIDRHGEWGVPIKTPSNFDVPSWGEKMMFRRLFEIEAPLICACNGPALIHGELMVLGDINLASTTAVYADEGHFTAGEVPGDGVHILWQELLGTNRGKYFLLTGQHIDAYEAQRLGVVNEVVKPEELMPRALELAHQMATYDDLTLRYTRQCFVDRWKQLFNDRVGVGYGMALQALSHMDRGWMVWDKSNEGQETYSKLERLYPKNQADAGAGRKRDAA
- a CDS encoding glucose 1-dehydrogenase, with the protein product MDWSGRVALITGAGSGIGRSAAQEFAALGAKVAVLDRDERAGSETLEAILRAGGEAIFLLTDVTNEDSVAASVGETVSRFGRLDAAYNNAGISPDTGTTVDCTRELWDQIFAVNVTGVWLCMKHEIQAMLKTSGGAIMNTGSVSSLRAAPQLPAYVASKHALIGLTKVTALEYAKQNIRVNIVCPGVIETPMLAKKAAEGFFSIDQYVQSSVPMSRAGRPDEIASAVIWACSEAASYLTGATLSVDGGMVIA
- a CDS encoding TauD/TfdA dioxygenase family protein; the protein is MSVQSATKISRIQPFGVEVDLDLREEKNDDEVVRLFKEHGYLVFREQALTQDQQKRVMSKLGPVLEDFTTVGYVSNTRKDGILGDSEVSFHLDFLYTPVPLLGISLHGIEVPYEETWTRFASGSLALEALAPATRERLRGLKGLNLFSASEEGLTGRQRIEGYPDNAPRAEHPLIHVDPITGKEVLFATQQNTALVVGLSETESEDLLAELHEHLYADANIYEHRWRNGDLVIWANQAYHHARGGLVPGKTRTLQRVCITDGVAEDYRPPIPDDRLPENMRK
- a CDS encoding diflavin oxidoreductase, encoding MTLIETAFDAHQVQGDMPDGVHDRHDHEASNGDGGLKAGSVTVLFATETGASEDVAKALGKAVEQNGLTARVIDMADADIADLADIEIALFVASTTGDGDAPYAAEGFFAALNSADAISLDHLRYAVLALGDSTYEHFCAAGRRLDEALVALGARRLLDRVDCDIDYEEPAAEWRAAVLATITHKPVVTPSVGLSNGLAAARREKYRLTEGIVVESRVLTGEGSTKATRHLALSLSDTTAGAYEPGDALGVIVENDPALVAAVLDAGRLAAETVVTLKGETLMLGDALRLYLDVTAVTPRFLEAWGAASASQLLPALGSGSESSPPTVVTRDHHIVDIMRRYPAADLEAQTFVNMLRSLQPRLYSIASSLKAVPGQVHLTIAPVAYMLWGEERRGVATGQLCERTPVGTRVQVYVHSNSHFRLPAPEVPVIMIGAGTGVAPYRGFLQERAAQEGAGRAWLFFGERNRSTDFLYEDELSAFLQSGILTRIDTAFSRDGEAKVYVQHRLVEEADELCRWIADGAHVFVCGDAANMAPDVHRALISVFQIGMGLTAPAAEAFLRTLQSEDRYQRDVY
- a CDS encoding Rieske (2Fe-2S) protein, coding for MSKVEILKVTDLPPGEMRKIEVGDRTLCVAHIEDHGFRAIDDRCTHEDESLSEGWICGDSVECPAHSSRFSFLTGEVTGVPAWIPVKVYPVEVEGDKIYVTFDNAEAASA
- a CDS encoding cytochrome P450, producing MDASASGRALPQWESMNMDTVPQAAKSQCPVSRVKIDTLDTMQQVLRSKAVEENADVSADNYVCPNALAAINVREFQQGNLAMSNGDVHRQRRRLLNSLVRPEQLVRFREDIILPSVDRWMGRMIKRNEDGAFGCDLAGVVELIFLEFAAKIIGIEGVESEEGMARLRGCALPIFGGLSAAHFEDREGVTKAGIEAKKVFVEEFYRPSLEYTRQQLKGLEAGELTEEDVPLNLLQMIATQAHESYADEDVGIKEAILFFVATTGTSVQAVLSTVEYLLDWFEKHPDDRGCIEDMEFVSNALQEALRLRAPFVPFLTRLAVEDLEVSDVHLKAGDEVQAWVARAGRDAAVFGDDANEFNPRREIPEGISRYGLAFATGAHQCLGLRAVLGNDGKSGSHLRLVQGLFRAGIRRDPHAQAQTLPLKPSDDPRDQIPTYISFPVILDNWSPRA